One part of the Drosophila kikkawai strain 14028-0561.14 chromosome 4, DkikHiC1v2, whole genome shotgun sequence genome encodes these proteins:
- the LOC108086041 gene encoding uncharacterized protein: protein MELTLDNYFPYLNSLSLNIARDINRVKSTYDQETWHSLTLNDQENVLNNFFIKPDLYNKYNNKCITERASQVKTNMVYSYNGQDLHTYIYQNVGMKMLYDENHAGNCRDEHSFPFSYRTKSQINIPSIESIRAATTLIDVSKSIKSEAMNNTKKPSIININEALPHYKGDEDLITNSVGQHDNDQQNNETSHVESKNTILIDSDNEFKESSGPKENDKLLSPDLYIPRGFDFLSNW from the coding sequence ATGGAACTGACATTGGATAATTACTTTCCTTATCTTAATTCACTTTCTCTTAACATTGCTCGTGACATAAATAGAGTAAAGTCAACGTATGATCAAGAAACTTGGCATTCACTAACCTTGAATGATCAAGAAAACGTattgaacaatttttttataaaaccagatttatataataaatacaacaacaaatgtATAACAGAAAGGGCTTCTCAGGTAAAGACTAACATGGTTTATTCCTATAACGGCCAAGATTTACATACTTATATTTATCAAAACGTCGGTATGAAAATGTTGTATGATGAAAATCATGCCGGGAATTGCAGAGATGAACATTCGTTTCCATTTAGTTATCGTACAAAAtctcaaataaatattccgTCTATAGAATCTATAAGAGCGGCTACCACACTAATTGATGTGTCAAAATCTATTAAGTCTGAAGCTATGAACAATACGAAGAAGCCATCtatcataaatattaatgaagCTCTTCCTCATTATAAAGGCGATGAAGATTTAATTACAAACAGTGTTGGACAACACGACAATGACCaacaaaataatgaaacttCACATGTTGAATCAAAAAATACCATTTTAATAGATAGTGATAACGAATTTAAAGAAAGTAGCGGTCCAAAAGAGAACGATAAACTTTTATCTCCGGATCTATACATACCAAGAGGTTTTGATTTCCTCAGTAATTggtaa
- the LOC108077210 gene encoding uncharacterized protein isoform X5: protein MTMNEESSSSHPTPSSSFHRVNIPLQEVDESDEERELTNLNWLLRNQNLTWPKTIIDSNTEELFKARNESHDSNIRLQQNQTKQLLLTKSHKDLDTKTTQKAISKRPSPSERYEIFLNKIKRDLTEYEKFATKYETDVTEKPPFNYSHIIGMAMLKNGRVTLQEICSWIESKFAFFRVRKKWNNSIRHNLSLHHCFRNRKREEKKGKGGYWELGVDPKKCERKRIRNRKLCKQTVKDPNMKKYQKLIEPNLLKPKLSAISLNFDNDYSESSPQIPNIAQSEEQYSLYTIYDKETIKISSGDRQKSLYSLFSDKIDTTNTISREVGFSSIFSNILESAPATGGDNIQGEKNNILSTTIISSPSHPCNITVNYDYSNFRPLMDSIDDQFHYLQNSGDILDNLLDVCGTHY from the exons ATGACAATGAATGAAGAAAGCAGTAGTTCTCATCCAACACCATCGTCGTCATTCCATAGGGTAAATATTCCGTTGCAGGAAGTGGACGAATCAGACGAGGAGCGCGAGCTGACAAATCTAAATTGGCTTCTCCGGAACCAAAATTTAACGTGGCCAAAAACCATTATTGATTCAAATACTGAAGAACTTTTTAAAGCCAGAAATGAAAGTCACGACTCAAATATTCGTCTAcaacaaaaccaaacaaaacagCTATTGCTCACTAAATCGCACAAAGATTTAGACACGAAGACAACACAAAAGGCAATATCAAAACGACCATCGCCATCTGAACGCTATGAGATATTTCTCAACAAAATTAAACG TGATTTAACAGAATATGAAAAGTTTGCCACCAAATACGAAACAGATGTTACCGAAAAGCCGCCATTTAATTATTCACATATTATTGGCATGGCAATGTTAAAAAATGGCCGTGTAACATTACAAGAGATTTGTTCCTGGATTGAGTCAAAGTTTGCCTTCTTCCGAGTTCGAAAGAAATGGAAT AACTCAATAAGACATAACTTGTCACTTCACCACTGCTTTCGCAATAGGAAGCGGGaagaaaagaaaggaaaagggGGATACTGGGAGCTGGGTGTTGATCCCAAGAAATGTGAGAGAAAGCGCATACGTAACAGGAAACTATGTAAACAAACTGTTAAGGATCCCAATAtgaaaaaataccaaaaacttATAGAACCTAATCTTCTTAAGCCTAAACTATCTGCAATATCGCTTAATTTCGATAACGATTACTCAGAATCGAGCCCACAGATACCAAATATTGCTCAATCTGAAGAACAGTATTCATTATACACAATATATGATaaggaaacaataaaaataagctCTGGCGACAGACAAAAGAGTCTATATAGCTTGTTCTCTGATAAAATAGACACAACCAATACG ATATCCAGAGAAGTTGGCTTTTCTTCTATATTCAGTAACATTTTGGAGTCTGCGCCAGCTACCGGAGGAGACAATATCCAAGGAGAGAAGAATAATATATTATCTACTACAATTATTTCTAGTCCTAGCCATCCTTGCAACATAACAGTTAATTATGATTATTCCAACTTCCGACCCTTAATGGACAGTATAGATGATCAATTTCATTATCTCCAGAACAGCGGGGATATTTTAGATAATCTTCTGGATGTATGTGGTACTcactattaa